One part of the Ignavibacteria bacterium genome encodes these proteins:
- a CDS encoding nucleoside 2-deoxyribosyltransferase — translation MKKIYCAGPISGDVTFQKSYRRIIEIVNENGFNALHEPDLIPNPTLNDKEIYERDINWLEESDAVIAEVSGPSLGVGFEIAYALFTLKKSVMALYSDQAKRISAMIKGCEHKLLSVSSYRNEGELESLVKNYLTKL, via the coding sequence ATGAAAAAAATATATTGTGCAGGTCCGATCAGCGGAGATGTTACGTTTCAAAAAAGTTATCGGCGAATTATCGAAATTGTAAATGAAAACGGATTTAATGCACTCCACGAACCGGATTTAATTCCAAATCCTACACTTAACGATAAAGAAATCTATGAACGTGACATAAATTGGCTTGAAGAATCAGACGCAGTCATCGCTGAGGTTTCTGGTCCGAGTTTAGGGGTCGGATTTGAAATCGCTTATGCTCTATTTACTCTTAAGAAATCTGTAATGGCACTTTACTCCGATCAAGCTAAAAGAATCTCTGCAATGATAAAGGGCTGCGAACATAAATTATTATCAGTTTCGAGTTATAGAAATGAGGGTGAACTCGAATCGTTAGTCAAGAATTATTTAACAAAACTCTAA
- a CDS encoding UpxY family transcription antiterminator, with product MSIITKNWYVFYTKSRFEKKVDLALNEKGIESFLPLITVVRKWSDRKKKVEEPLFKSYIFAHADEKERLAVLQTQGVVKCIMFNGRIAVVPEFQIDGIKRLLEHKAESLLVGEYFNKGDKIKVVTGPLEGMEGIVQMNSDGNWVVFNIESIGKSIRAKLSAAEVIKILSD from the coding sequence ATGAGTATAATAACTAAGAACTGGTATGTCTTTTATACTAAGTCGCGATTTGAAAAAAAAGTTGATCTCGCATTAAACGAAAAAGGAATTGAAAGTTTTCTTCCGCTGATTACTGTGGTTCGGAAGTGGAGTGACCGAAAAAAGAAAGTAGAAGAACCACTTTTTAAGAGTTACATATTTGCACATGCGGACGAAAAAGAACGACTTGCAGTTCTGCAAACACAAGGTGTGGTCAAGTGTATAATGTTCAATGGCAGGATTGCAGTTGTACCAGAATTTCAGATCGATGGAATAAAACGACTGCTCGAACATAAAGCCGAATCGTTGCTGGTTGGAGAATATTTTAACAAAGGGGATAAAATTAAAGTGGTTACCGGCCCGCTTGAAGGAATGGAAGGAATTGTCCAAATGAATAGTGATGGAAATTGGGTCGTGTTCAATATCGAATCAATTGGTAAGTCTATTCGGGCCAAGTTAAGTGCTGCTGAAGTAATTAAGATTTTGAGCGATTGA